The Caballeronia sp. M1242 nucleotide sequence CTGGTATCGCGAAAGCGACTGCTCGCTTGAAGCATTCGCGCAACAACTGCGAAGGAGGACCGATGCCGTTCTCCGATTCGCGGCCGAGACGCAACGCGATATTCCCATCTACGATTGCCGCGCGCTTGATGAAGCGTTGATCGATCCTGTCGGGCAGCAGGCGTTGCAGGCTGAATGGGCGAACGTGCTGCTCGACGGCGCGGGCGTGCTCGTGCTCAAGCACGCTTTCCACGATACATCGCCCGTCGACGACGCGACGCATATCTTCGATTCGATCATCAGACAGGAACGCGAATCGGGCACGCGCGGCGCCGACCATTTCGCCAAAGCAGGCGCGAACGACCGCATCTGGAATGCGCACGAAAAGCTCTGTCTCGCAGCGCCCTCCGTTTTCGCGCGATATTTCTCGAACGCGTTCATCGCGAGCGTCGCGCAGGCGTGGCTCGGACCCGGCTTTCAGATGACCACGCAAGTCAACGTCGTTCGTCCTGGCGGCGCGGCGCAGCAGGCGCATCGGGACTACCATCTCGGCTTTCAGACGGTTGAAGAAGTGCAGCGTTTCCCGGCGCATGTTCATACGATGTCGCCGTTGCTGACGCTTCAGGGCGCCGTCGCGCACAGCGACATGCCGATAGAAAGCGGGCCCACGAAGCTGCTTCCGTTCTCGCAGCGTTATGCACCGGGCTATCTCGCGTGGCGACGTCCCGACTTTCGCGACTTCTTCGAAACGCACTGCGTGCAGTTGCCGCTCGCGAAGGGCGACGCGCTCTTCTTCAATCCCGCGCTATTCCATGCGGCCGGCGCGAACCGCACGCAAGACGTGCAGCGCATGGCAAATCTCTTGCAGATCTCTTCGGCGTACGGGCGCGCGATGGAAACGCTCGATCGCATGCGCATGTGCGAAGCCGCTTATCCCGTGCTGCTGGACTATCGGGCGAGAGGCCGGTTCACTGCGAGGGACATCGATTGCGTGATTGCATCGACCGCTGAAGGCTATGCGTTCCCGACCAATCTCGATCGCGATCCGCCAGTGGGCGGTCTCGCGCCCGAGAGCCAGCAAGCGCTGATGCGCCGGGCGCTCGACGAAACATGGAACGCATCCACGCTTCGCGAGGCCCTTCGACATCAGGCGTGGAAGCGACTCAGCTAACGCATGTCGCCGCATTAGCCGTCGGTGGATCGCGTGAGCGTTTCCCACTGGCTGATTTCGTCAGCGAGCGCGGTCAGTTTGTCGCGCACCAGACCGAGCGCGTCACTGCCGAGCAAGAGATGCACGGGTGGCGCGTCGCTCTCGATGACGGCCAGCATCGCGCGCGCCGCCTTGAGCGGGTCGCCGAGCTGCTTGCCGCTCTTTTCCTCGCGCGCCCGGCGAATGGGATCGAAGAGCGCATCGTAATCGGCAATCGAACGAGGCGTGCGCGCCATCGAGCGGCCAGCCCAGTCGGTGCGGAACGAACCCGGCGCCACTGCCGTCACGGCAATGCCGAACGATTTCACTTCCTTCGCGAGCGTCTC carries:
- a CDS encoding phytanoyl-CoA dioxygenase family protein, producing the protein MDATNERHDTLARNWYRESDCSLEAFAQQLRRRTDAVLRFAAETQRDIPIYDCRALDEALIDPVGQQALQAEWANVLLDGAGVLVLKHAFHDTSPVDDATHIFDSIIRQERESGTRGADHFAKAGANDRIWNAHEKLCLAAPSVFARYFSNAFIASVAQAWLGPGFQMTTQVNVVRPGGAAQQAHRDYHLGFQTVEEVQRFPAHVHTMSPLLTLQGAVAHSDMPIESGPTKLLPFSQRYAPGYLAWRRPDFRDFFETHCVQLPLAKGDALFFNPALFHAAGANRTQDVQRMANLLQISSAYGRAMETLDRMRMCEAAYPVLLDYRARGRFTARDIDCVIASTAEGYAFPTNLDRDPPVGGLAPESQQALMRRALDETWNASTLREALRHQAWKRLS